A region from the Aegilops tauschii subsp. strangulata cultivar AL8/78 chromosome 5, Aet v6.0, whole genome shotgun sequence genome encodes:
- the LOC109774841 gene encoding uncharacterized protein has protein sequence MPSWNDGDTSSEDECDITSMDMALWETPDTTVEPLFCGQLELSEPTCMMHHMRPIKCVAFEGTLTGRRFYGCPVQQEAYICEGVNCGVTEWVDKPWHPILQNCLSRLWDMYHEQNCGRVVDKQKYEKHLAKLKTENDKLCIEYTKLVQDVSKMFDWQDGRVGHMDNQKAVEEEEFEKKKKKEVEERARLEVQMEKLKLSKEQRCILQSQADIIKNTRKAKKEVEQERDLLKIEKAKLEHVVNELLSDGHASKEKLEKIKAILDS, from the exons ATGCCTTCCTGGAATGACGGGGATACGAGCTCAGAGGATGAGTGCGACATCACAAGCATGGACATGGCTCTTTGG GAGACGCCTGACACCACCGTGGAGCCTCTTTTCTGTGGCCAGCTGGAGCTTTCTGAACCCACCTGCATGATGCACCACATGAGGCCAATTAAGTGTGTGGCATTTGAAGGAACCTTAACTGGAAGGCGTTTCTATGGTTGTCCAGTGCAGCAG GAAGCATATATCTGTGAAGGTGTTAACTGTGGTGTTACTGAGTGGGTTGACAAGCCCTGGCATCCAATTCTTCAGAATTGCTTGTCCAGGCTGTGGGACATGTACCATGAACAGAATTGTGGCAGGGTAGTTGATAAGCAGAAGTATGAGAAGCATTTGGCCAAGCTTAAGACTGAAAATGACAAGCTGTGCATTGAGTACACAAAGCTTGTCCAAGATGTATCCAAGATGTTTGATTGGCAGGATGGTAGGGTAGGCCACATGGATAACCAGAAGGCAGTTGAGGAGGAAGAatttgagaagaagaagaagaaagaggtagAAGAGAGAGCTAGGTTGGAGGTTCAGATGGAGAAGCTCAAACTTTCCAAGGAACAAAGGTGCATTTTACAGAGCCAAGCTGACATTATCAAGAATACCAGGAAGGCAAAGAAGGAGGTTGAACAGGAGAGAGATTTGCTTAAGATAGAGAAGGCCAAGCTTGAGCATGTGGTGAATGAGCTGCTGAGTGATGGGCATGCAAGCAAGGAGAAACTTGAGAAAATCAAGGCCATCCTTGATTCATGA